A single region of the Drosophila miranda strain MSH22 chromosome 2, D.miranda_PacBio2.1, whole genome shotgun sequence genome encodes:
- the LOC108154305 gene encoding pheromone-binding protein-related protein 6, giving the protein MMKSVALFMLLLGCVAAQGPRRDAEYPPPAILKLAQHFHDICAPKTGVTDAAIKEFSDGEIHEDENLKCYMNCLFHEFEVVDDNGDVHMEKLFNAVPSEKLRNVLMEASKGCIHPEGDTLCHKAWWFHQCWKKADPVHYFLV; this is encoded by the exons ATGATGAAATCTGTTGCTCTTTTCATGCTGCTACTTGGCTGTGTAGCTGCCCAGGGACCCAGACGGGATGCTGAG TATCCACCGCCAGCAATTCTAAAATTGGCCCAACACTTCCACGATATTTGTGCCCCAAAAACTGGTGTCACTGATG CGGCCATCAAGGAGTTCAGCGACGGAGAGATACACGAGGACGAGAATCTCAAGTGCTACATGAACTGTCTCTTCCACGAGTTCGAAGTGGTCGATGATAATGGCGATGTACATATGGAGAAGCTATTCAATGCCGTTCCCTCGGAAAAGCTGCGCAACGTATTGATGGAGGCCTCCAAGGGTTGCATCCATCCGGAGGGCGACACCTTGTGCCACAAGGCCTGGTGGTTCCATCAATGCTGGAAGAAGGCTGATCCTGTCCACTATTTCTTGGTCTAA